A stretch of Desulfotalea psychrophila LSv54 DNA encodes these proteins:
- a CDS encoding AAA family ATPase, whose protein sequence is MFGKKITPTAPPGRTKGQVPQQQMGTEDVYQKVQKISQEVENASRWVDPLQKEIAKVIIGQEHLIRSLIIGLLTGGHILLEGLPGLAKTLAVKTLAKAIQVDFRRIQFTPDMLPADIIGTEIYNPQQTSFETKQGPIFSSLILTDEINRAPAKVQSALLEAMEEGQVTIGDTTFPLPELFLVLATQNPVDQEGTYPLPEAQIDRFMLKIVVDYPSFEEELQLINSLEDTPTPLIPIITSDDIFSARRVLGQIYMDEKIKRYIVSLVYATREPRNFGLDLHNYIEIGASPRATINLATVAKALAFLGHRGYVTPDDVKEAAMDVMRHRLRISYEAEAEGISSEDIIRKILDTIPVP, encoded by the coding sequence ATGTTCGGCAAAAAAATAACTCCCACAGCCCCCCCTGGTAGAACAAAAGGGCAGGTACCGCAGCAACAGATGGGCACCGAGGATGTTTATCAAAAGGTGCAGAAGATTAGCCAGGAGGTAGAAAACGCCTCCCGTTGGGTCGATCCACTGCAAAAAGAGATTGCCAAGGTTATCATTGGCCAGGAACATTTAATCAGATCTCTTATTATTGGTCTCCTCACAGGCGGACATATTCTTCTAGAGGGACTTCCGGGGCTGGCTAAAACCCTGGCCGTAAAAACTCTGGCTAAAGCCATTCAGGTAGATTTCCGCCGTATTCAATTTACCCCGGATATGCTGCCGGCTGATATCATCGGTACCGAAATATACAATCCGCAACAGACAAGCTTTGAAACAAAACAGGGTCCTATCTTTTCTTCACTGATCCTTACCGATGAAATAAACCGGGCCCCGGCCAAGGTACAATCCGCCCTCCTGGAGGCAATGGAAGAGGGGCAGGTAACCATCGGCGATACCACCTTTCCCCTGCCAGAACTCTTTTTGGTACTGGCAACCCAAAACCCCGTCGATCAGGAGGGCACCTATCCGCTGCCCGAAGCCCAAATCGATAGGTTTATGCTTAAAATCGTCGTTGACTACCCAAGCTTTGAAGAAGAGTTACAACTTATCAACAGCCTTGAGGACACACCCACTCCACTCATACCTATTATCACCAGTGATGATATCTTTTCCGCCCGCAGGGTTCTGGGCCAGATCTATATGGATGAGAAGATTAAAAGGTATATCGTTTCGCTGGTCTATGCTACCCGCGAGCCCCGAAATTTTGGACTCGATCTCCACAACTATATAGAGATCGGTGCCTCCCCCCGGGCAACCATCAACCTGGCAACTGTTGCTAAAGCCCTAGCCTTTTTGGGGCATAGGGGCTATGTCACCCCCGACGACGTCAAGGAGGCAGCCATGGATGTAATGCGACATCGTCTGCGTATCTCCTATGAGGCAGAGGCCGAGGGAATCAGCAGCGAAGATATTATTCGTAAAATTCTTGACACCATTCCCGTACCCTAA
- a CDS encoding DUF58 domain-containing protein: MEKEITRNILKKVRQIEIRTNRLVNDSLAGNYHSVFKGRGMNFDEVREYVPGDDIRSIDWNVTARTGVAHIKKFSEERELTIMLMIDISKSGDFGSGESSKREMIAELASVLAFSAIKNNDKVGLILFTDEIELYIPAKKGRSHILRVIQEILFFKAKGVRTNLQTPLNFINSVCKKKCVVFLLSDFSLTSTDDISTLQPSLKIANKYHDLIAILISDPNERQLPNLGWICLEDAETGEQIEIDSSNPRVREEYNNLILARLRSIQQSIRSSGIDLLDLLTNEPYLPKLLHFFGMRRERRSR; encoded by the coding sequence ATGGAAAAAGAGATCACACGCAATATTCTGAAAAAAGTTCGCCAGATAGAAATTCGCACCAACAGGTTAGTAAACGATAGTCTGGCAGGAAACTACCACTCTGTATTTAAGGGCCGGGGTATGAACTTTGATGAGGTGCGGGAGTATGTCCCAGGCGATGATATTCGCAGTATCGACTGGAATGTTACCGCCCGGACAGGCGTTGCCCATATAAAAAAATTCTCTGAAGAGCGGGAGTTGACCATTATGCTCATGATCGACATCAGCAAATCGGGAGATTTTGGTTCAGGTGAGTCAAGCAAACGAGAAATGATTGCAGAGTTGGCCTCCGTCCTCGCCTTCTCTGCCATCAAGAATAACGACAAGGTGGGGCTTATTCTCTTTACCGATGAAATTGAACTCTACATACCCGCCAAAAAGGGTCGTTCCCATATTCTCAGGGTAATTCAGGAGATACTTTTTTTTAAAGCCAAGGGCGTTCGCACCAATTTGCAAACACCTCTGAACTTTATTAACAGCGTCTGTAAAAAAAAATGTGTCGTCTTTCTCCTCTCTGACTTTTCTCTCACCTCAACCGATGATATTTCAACTCTTCAACCAAGCCTTAAAATAGCCAATAAGTATCATGACCTCATTGCCATCCTCATCAGTGATCCCAACGAACGTCAGCTCCCCAACCTTGGATGGATCTGCCTGGAAGATGCAGAAACAGGAGAACAGATAGAAATTGACAGTTCAAACCCCAGAGTTAGAGAGGAGTATAACAATCTTATCCTCGCCCGCCTACGATCGATACAGCAGTCCATTCGCTCCAGTGGCATTGACCTCCTTGACCTCTTAACCAATGAACCCTACCTGCCTAAACTCCTCCACTTTTTCGGAATGAGAAGGGAGCGCCGTAGCCGATGA
- a CDS encoding DUF4381 family protein, with product MKVLLFTIAIAIGFNPINIFAAVQAPLQLSSQAAVQADIEDIIGPVLLPTSWPWGTTAIIGMVILLATLLSIYLYRRGRKKSVESAAEIALKKINLLDEPETRRYLEAISNILRQYIETQMGIRSTKQTTKEFLNSIEILQNPETTSLLHDQDLKRYLQIFDQAKFAHQLPQQADMPLIKNAIVAFINETATNSQKEAM from the coding sequence ATGAAAGTCCTCCTCTTTACCATTGCCATAGCGATTGGATTCAATCCAATAAATATTTTTGCCGCTGTCCAGGCTCCACTGCAACTCTCTTCGCAGGCGGCTGTTCAGGCTGATATCGAAGATATTATCGGTCCCGTGCTGCTACCGACCTCCTGGCCATGGGGCACCACTGCTATCATAGGCATGGTCATCCTCCTCGCCACCCTTTTGTCTATCTATCTGTATAGAAGGGGACGAAAAAAGAGCGTAGAGTCCGCAGCTGAAATAGCCTTAAAGAAGATCAACCTTTTAGACGAACCGGAAACACGCAGATATCTGGAGGCAATTTCAAACATACTCAGACAGTATATTGAAACCCAAATGGGTATACGCTCCACCAAACAGACCACCAAAGAATTTCTCAACTCCATCGAGATTCTTCAAAACCCAGAGACCACCTCGCTCCTCCATGACCAGGATCTCAAAAGATATCTGCAGATATTTGACCAGGCAAAATTTGCCCATCAACTTCCGCAGCAAGCTGATATGCCTCTTATTAAAAACGCCATCGTTGCATTTATTAATGAAACAGCGACCAACAGCCAGAAGGAGGCAATGTGA
- a CDS encoding vWA domain-containing protein, whose amino-acid sequence MRFVHPEFLWLLLLLPLLAFFRGKQGPGPALIFSSTALIGQLSSVRKNYRGKIALFLRLLTLALIICALARPQLGNTTREIKSSGIDILLAVDVSGSMQAMDFTLNGKRTNRLEVVKDVMAKFISQRPNDSIGLVAFAGRPYVVCPPTLDHNWLTLRLHSLSIGMIEDGTAIGSAIGTGVNRLREKKSPSQIIILLTDGINNAGKVPPLIAAEAAKSFKVKVYTIGAGTRGEAPIPITDAFGRRQLVRARVDIDDKTLSKVAQITGARYFRATDTESLEKVYAEINSMETTSRSMKKFENYQELFPFLIMFSLILLCFEISNKRRLP is encoded by the coding sequence ATGCGTTTTGTTCATCCTGAATTTTTATGGCTCCTTCTCCTCCTGCCCCTGCTCGCTTTTTTTCGGGGCAAACAGGGTCCCGGGCCGGCCCTGATCTTTTCCAGTACCGCCCTTATCGGCCAACTCTCCTCGGTACGCAAGAACTATCGAGGCAAGATTGCCCTCTTCCTGCGCTTGCTCACCCTTGCCCTGATTATCTGTGCCCTGGCCAGACCCCAGTTGGGAAACACCACCCGGGAAATAAAGAGCAGCGGTATCGATATCCTTCTTGCCGTCGACGTCTCCGGCTCCATGCAGGCAATGGACTTTACCCTGAACGGCAAACGAACCAATCGCCTGGAGGTTGTCAAAGATGTTATGGCCAAGTTCATCAGCCAACGCCCCAATGACAGTATAGGCCTGGTGGCATTTGCCGGGCGCCCCTATGTGGTTTGCCCACCGACACTTGACCATAACTGGCTCACCCTTCGCCTCCACTCCCTCTCCATAGGCATGATAGAAGATGGTACAGCCATCGGCTCTGCCATCGGCACCGGCGTCAATAGACTGAGAGAGAAGAAATCTCCGTCACAAATTATTATCCTCCTCACCGATGGAATAAACAATGCCGGTAAGGTACCTCCCCTTATTGCCGCTGAGGCCGCCAAAAGCTTTAAGGTTAAGGTCTATACCATCGGCGCAGGTACCCGGGGAGAGGCACCCATCCCTATCACCGATGCCTTCGGGCGCAGACAACTTGTCCGGGCTCGGGTGGATATTGATGATAAGACACTGAGCAAGGTTGCCCAAATAACAGGGGCACGATACTTTCGGGCAACGGACACAGAGTCTCTTGAGAAGGTCTACGCCGAAATCAACAGCATGGAAACCACCAGCAGAAGCATGAAGAAGTTTGAAAACTATCAGGAGCTGTTTCCCTTCCTGATAATGTTCAGCCTCATCCTCCTCTGCTTTGAGATATCTAACAAAAGAAGACTCCCTTAA
- a CDS encoding VWA domain-containing protein, whose translation MLSFHQPIWIALGIALSFSLIVLSYLRERSQKRLLRTFASAQMEQRLVKNISPSRRRFKLGLILLALILLCTALARPQYGFRWVDVQRRGIDILFAIDTSRSMLSQDLKPNRLERARYAVMDFVATLGGDRVGLIPFAGSSYLMCPLTLDYQAFTDSLKALDTKIIPRRGTNIAKVIALAEKTVADSSNHKILIILTDGENLQGDVLKAADLAKKNGLTIYTIGVGTAAGELIPGGPGGAFIRDSSGKYVKSKLDEETLQEIAEKTGGISVLLGNNNQGLKKIYTDKLRFIPKKELREQREKLPIERFYWPLSMALILLASEFLIAEGSRGRRSSKKTLKIFSFLAIISILGLIAVKSYAGEGEDAYNRADYAGAQKIYKSLLKGSPDDPQLQYNMGTAAYKNGEIDTAILQFKKCLQTEDVELQKRAYYNLGTSYYQKGKKSSDTEPLEEAIKAYDSCLKLDSANSAAKKNRAIVEEELKKRQKKQTQQNHRTIRTIRTYRANRTNRTNRTNRTNRTNRTNRTNRTKKTVALKVKKIPPDRNKILESRQRWRGRPSLEERQ comes from the coding sequence ATGCTCAGCTTTCACCAACCAATATGGATCGCCCTGGGAATAGCCCTCTCTTTCTCCCTGATAGTCCTCTCCTACCTGCGGGAGCGCTCACAAAAAAGGCTTCTACGAACCTTTGCCAGTGCGCAAATGGAGCAACGACTGGTAAAAAATATTTCACCGAGCAGAAGACGGTTCAAATTAGGCCTGATTCTCCTGGCCCTCATTCTCCTCTGTACTGCCCTGGCAAGACCGCAGTACGGCTTTCGCTGGGTTGATGTCCAACGCAGAGGGATTGATATTCTCTTTGCCATAGATACCTCCCGCTCAATGCTGAGCCAGGATCTAAAGCCGAACCGCCTCGAACGGGCCCGCTATGCAGTCATGGACTTTGTCGCCACCCTGGGCGGAGACAGGGTGGGACTTATCCCCTTTGCCGGATCAAGCTATCTTATGTGCCCCCTGACCCTTGACTACCAGGCATTTACCGACTCCCTTAAGGCCCTTGACACCAAGATCATCCCAAGGAGGGGAACAAATATAGCGAAGGTAATAGCCCTGGCCGAAAAAACAGTGGCCGATAGCAGCAACCATAAAATTCTTATTATCCTCACCGATGGAGAAAACCTTCAGGGAGACGTCTTAAAGGCAGCAGATCTTGCTAAAAAAAATGGTCTTACCATCTACACCATTGGTGTTGGCACCGCGGCAGGCGAACTGATTCCCGGTGGACCAGGTGGAGCCTTCATAAGAGACAGTTCGGGCAAATACGTTAAATCAAAACTGGATGAAGAGACCCTGCAGGAGATAGCAGAAAAAACGGGTGGTATCTCTGTTCTCCTTGGCAATAACAATCAGGGTTTGAAAAAAATTTATACCGACAAGCTTAGATTTATTCCCAAAAAAGAGCTCAGGGAACAGCGGGAGAAACTGCCCATTGAGCGTTTTTACTGGCCCCTCTCCATGGCCCTTATCCTCCTGGCCAGTGAATTCCTCATTGCAGAGGGAAGCAGAGGGCGCAGATCATCAAAAAAAACCCTGAAAATATTCAGCTTTTTAGCCATCATCTCTATACTGGGCCTGATAGCAGTAAAGTCCTACGCGGGTGAGGGAGAGGATGCTTATAATCGAGCAGACTATGCGGGAGCCCAAAAAATATACAAGTCCCTCCTCAAGGGAAGTCCTGATGATCCTCAGCTCCAGTACAATATGGGAACAGCTGCCTATAAGAACGGGGAGATTGATACTGCCATTCTTCAGTTTAAAAAGTGTCTCCAAACAGAGGATGTAGAACTGCAAAAGAGGGCATACTATAATCTTGGCACCAGCTACTACCAAAAGGGAAAAAAATCCTCGGATACAGAACCATTGGAAGAGGCAATCAAAGCCTATGACTCTTGTCTGAAACTCGACTCTGCAAATAGCGCTGCCAAAAAAAACAGGGCCATTGTTGAGGAGGAGTTAAAGAAGCGACAGAAGAAGCAGACCCAACAGAACCACAGAACCATCAGAACCATCAGAACCTACAGAGCCAACAGAACCAACAGAACCAACAGAACCAACAGAACCAACAGAACCAACAGAACCAACAGAACCAACAGAACCAAAAAAACAGTAGCCCTAAAGGTCAAGAAAATTCCTCCGGACAGAAACAAAATTCTGGAGAGCAGGCAGAGATGGAGAGGCAGGCCAAGCCTGGAGGAGAGGCAATGA
- a CDS encoding BatD family protein gives MKYITYTVFILLLFSQVCFAQNPTIEMSISPREFNLQEQAVLTIRIEGQQSINLSLPEVAGLTLQNRGTSTSVNFINGAFSASSSTSYTVKASQEGSYTIPPIRIEISGKEYSTRPLQFRVHPAQRQIEKGATESGEIAFFKIESPGRHYVGESVPLSIDVFFNGDYRSKIDYTPQLIGEGLLMPPIKEKPEQSQVNLNGKNYTRVHWQTNITGIRAGTYPIRFKMGLSVYSQQRQSPLANNFKDPFFNSFFNNNRRVPLEISSDEIALSLIELPLKGRPEKFSGAVGIFKVEVRADAAIADIGQPVTLSATISGRGNFDGVMAPVFPQTEAWKAYSPTPVQGGGNKNFNQVIVPEDVSIKEIPSLSFNYFDPEKRRYEQIKTAAIPITIKGSAEAPAPEAAVPMPEVVPKVLSPEKRFPNLLPQYEVSGGFHEKIAPLFMNRWIEATFICLVLLVFILAILRLYLYIRNKNPQRERRTLRKKLARRALAELEEALQGDDPSAFLRISQKAIQQHCALLLDLDPATITASTLREKTEGRTYIEILERADRARYGAESLSAQEMKVYLSTLEKEFYL, from the coding sequence ATGAAATATATTACATACACCGTTTTCATATTACTTCTCTTTTCTCAGGTCTGTTTTGCCCAGAACCCGACCATAGAGATGAGTATAAGCCCCCGCGAGTTTAACCTCCAAGAGCAGGCCGTTCTCACCATTAGGATCGAGGGACAACAGTCTATAAACCTGTCTCTTCCCGAAGTGGCAGGTCTCACCTTGCAAAACCGGGGGACCTCAACCAGTGTCAACTTTATCAATGGTGCCTTCTCTGCCTCCTCCTCAACCAGCTATACAGTTAAGGCAAGTCAGGAGGGAAGCTATACTATCCCCCCCATTAGGATAGAGATCTCCGGTAAGGAGTATAGCACCAGGCCCCTGCAGTTCCGCGTCCATCCAGCTCAAAGGCAAATAGAAAAGGGCGCAACAGAGAGCGGCGAAATTGCCTTTTTTAAGATAGAATCTCCGGGAAGACACTATGTCGGCGAGTCTGTCCCACTGAGCATCGATGTTTTTTTTAACGGAGATTATCGAAGCAAAATTGACTATACCCCCCAACTGATAGGGGAGGGACTCCTTATGCCACCCATAAAGGAGAAGCCAGAGCAGTCCCAGGTAAACCTTAATGGCAAAAACTATACCCGCGTCCATTGGCAGACAAATATTACAGGAATAAGGGCAGGAACCTACCCCATAAGATTTAAAATGGGACTGAGTGTCTACTCCCAACAGAGACAGTCCCCCTTGGCCAATAATTTTAAAGACCCCTTCTTCAACTCTTTTTTTAATAACAACAGAAGGGTTCCCTTAGAAATTTCAAGTGACGAGATAGCCCTTTCCCTTATAGAACTTCCCTTAAAGGGAAGGCCTGAAAAATTTTCCGGAGCCGTTGGCATATTCAAGGTAGAGGTAAGGGCAGATGCTGCCATCGCCGACATAGGTCAACCTGTGACCCTCAGCGCAACTATCAGTGGTAGGGGAAATTTTGATGGAGTCATGGCCCCTGTTTTTCCACAGACAGAGGCTTGGAAAGCCTACTCCCCAACCCCTGTTCAGGGGGGTGGAAACAAAAACTTTAACCAGGTCATTGTCCCGGAAGATGTTTCCATTAAAGAGATTCCCTCTCTCTCCTTTAACTACTTTGATCCCGAAAAAAGAAGATATGAGCAGATAAAAACAGCAGCCATTCCAATTACCATCAAGGGCTCCGCCGAAGCTCCCGCCCCAGAAGCAGCAGTGCCCATGCCAGAGGTCGTGCCCAAGGTCCTTTCCCCGGAAAAGAGGTTTCCCAACCTGCTCCCCCAGTACGAGGTAAGCGGTGGCTTTCATGAAAAGATCGCGCCCCTATTTATGAACAGATGGATAGAGGCTACATTTATCTGCTTAGTCCTGTTGGTTTTTATCTTGGCTATCCTGCGTCTCTACCTCTACATCCGGAATAAAAATCCACAGAGAGAGAGAAGAACTCTTCGCAAAAAACTCGCCCGAAGGGCATTGGCTGAACTAGAAGAGGCCCTGCAGGGAGATGACCCATCTGCCTTTTTAAGGATCTCTCAAAAAGCCATCCAACAACATTGCGCCCTCCTTCTGGATCTGGACCCAGCGACAATTACGGCGTCGACCCTTAGAGAAAAAACAGAGGGGCGGACATATATTGAAATTTTGGAGAGAGCGGATAGGGCCAGATATGGTGCTGAAAGCCTCAGCGCTCAGGAAATGAAGGTTTACCTCTCTACTTTAGAAAAGGAATTTTATTTATGA
- a CDS encoding tetratricopeptide repeat protein yields the protein MKTIVLTLWSLLLLVTAVQARPLDEANRHFAAGEFARAISLYENIEKQEGFSMELLFNQANAYAQLGKTGRAVLYYQRALRLDPGNANIIKNLQLVEKEAGLFSKEENSLKQLISFVGINNWTILSLLLFLPIILVLIFWQKMSRKKALAIICSSVIAMLLSSEATAISYQQWPIYVLVEESRNLLISPFENAASAGLIKEGGMILVHKRYGKYSYIEDKNDQGGWVKSKALRAVILDPAS from the coding sequence ATGAAAACCATAGTCCTGACTCTCTGGAGTCTGCTCCTCTTGGTAACAGCTGTTCAGGCAAGACCTCTTGACGAGGCAAACAGACACTTTGCCGCAGGAGAGTTCGCCAGAGCCATTTCTCTCTATGAAAATATTGAGAAGCAAGAGGGTTTCTCGATGGAACTTCTTTTTAATCAGGCAAACGCCTATGCTCAATTGGGGAAGACGGGTAGAGCAGTACTCTACTATCAACGCGCCCTTCGCCTTGATCCGGGTAATGCTAATATTATTAAGAACCTTCAGCTAGTGGAAAAAGAGGCAGGACTTTTTAGCAAGGAGGAGAATAGCCTGAAACAGCTTATCTCTTTTGTGGGAATTAACAACTGGACAATACTCAGCCTCCTCCTCTTTCTGCCAATCATTTTGGTGCTGATCTTTTGGCAGAAAATGTCCAGAAAAAAGGCTCTTGCCATTATTTGTAGTTCAGTTATTGCCATGCTTCTCTCTAGCGAAGCAACGGCAATAAGTTATCAACAATGGCCCATCTATGTGCTTGTAGAGGAAAGCAGAAATTTATTGATAAGTCCTTTTGAGAATGCAGCGTCAGCAGGACTTATCAAAGAGGGCGGGATGATACTTGTCCATAAAAGATATGGCAAATACAGCTACATAGAGGACAAAAACGACCAAGGTGGCTGGGTTAAAAGCAAGGCTCTCAGGGCAGTAATCTTAGACCCGGCTTCTTAA
- the cmk gene encoding (d)CMP kinase, whose product MSKSIDVVTIDGPAGVGKSTVSRRVAAELSYSYLDTGAMYRAVAIYLVDRGIDLNSEEDIASALKDIELELLPASETTDDTGVLVQGVDVSRRIRTPESGMLASRVSALAVVRNKLTMLQRELGERGRVVAEGRDMGTVVFPKAHYKFYLDADAEVRATRRYQQILARGEVADYPEILQQTIMRDSNDIKRVIAPLKQADDALLINTGVLTINEVADTVLEKIFF is encoded by the coding sequence ATGTCTAAATCAATTGATGTTGTAACCATTGATGGGCCAGCTGGTGTTGGCAAATCGACGGTGAGTAGAAGGGTGGCGGCAGAACTTTCATATTCCTATCTTGATACGGGGGCAATGTATAGGGCTGTGGCAATTTATCTGGTGGATAGGGGGATAGATCTGAACAGTGAAGAGGATATTGCCTCTGCTCTGAAAGATATTGAATTAGAACTTCTACCGGCATCGGAGACAACGGATGATACGGGGGTGCTTGTTCAGGGAGTTGATGTCAGTCGTCGTATTCGTACTCCTGAATCAGGGATGCTGGCCTCTCGGGTCTCGGCTCTTGCCGTTGTTCGAAACAAGCTGACAATGCTGCAACGGGAGTTGGGAGAGAGAGGCAGGGTGGTTGCCGAGGGAAGGGATATGGGAACGGTTGTTTTTCCCAAGGCTCATTATAAGTTTTATCTGGATGCCGATGCCGAGGTTCGGGCTACAAGGCGTTATCAACAGATTCTTGCCCGAGGAGAGGTGGCGGATTATCCAGAAATTTTACAGCAGACAATTATGCGCGATTCAAATGATATTAAGCGAGTTATTGCCCCTTTGAAGCAGGCAGATGATGCCCTGTTGATAAATACAGGGGTGCTTACCATCAATGAGGTTGCTGATACTGTGTTAGAAAAAATTTTTTTTTAA
- the hisC gene encoding histidinol-phosphate transaminase gives MKLDIPENIENIKPYPPGKPLDELEREYGITDSIKLASNENPWGASPKAIKAIGESLGDMQRYPDGSAYYLTEAIAKYAGVGMSEIILGNGSNEVIEFLVKAFVQDDSEVITSHPSFLMYQKFVQVRGGVNRVIPLKDMHHDLQTILDTVNEKTRLIFIDNPNNPTGTYLEPELLIDFINSLPEHVILVLDEAYVDFMDLDKWLDVPSLIKNQAGRCGIVSLRTFSKAYGLSGLRVGFGLMAEEIVTCLHKVRQPFNVNSLAQVGALAALGDVDFYEQTLLKNRQGMKWLMKEIKGLGCEPFASQTNFFLIDVQGNADKLYTEMLYKGVIIRSMSAYGYPHYIRVTVGTTVENKRFLKALSDCLKELNYV, from the coding sequence TTGAAGTTAGATATTCCTGAGAATATAGAAAATATAAAGCCCTATCCACCGGGAAAACCCCTTGATGAGCTGGAGCGTGAGTATGGAATTACAGATTCTATTAAACTTGCGTCCAATGAAAATCCCTGGGGGGCATCGCCTAAGGCCATAAAGGCCATTGGCGAGAGTCTTGGTGATATGCAACGCTACCCCGATGGTTCTGCCTACTATCTGACCGAGGCCATTGCCAAGTATGCCGGGGTTGGCATGTCTGAGATTATTCTTGGTAATGGCTCTAATGAGGTTATAGAGTTTTTGGTTAAGGCCTTTGTTCAGGATGACAGTGAGGTTATTACCAGTCATCCCTCCTTTCTTATGTATCAAAAATTTGTTCAGGTACGGGGCGGGGTAAATCGGGTTATTCCTTTAAAGGATATGCACCATGACCTTCAGACAATTCTTGATACGGTAAACGAGAAGACTCGTCTTATCTTTATTGATAATCCCAATAATCCAACGGGTACCTATCTGGAGCCCGAACTTCTCATCGATTTTATCAACAGCCTGCCTGAGCATGTTATTCTGGTCCTCGATGAGGCCTATGTAGATTTTATGGATCTGGATAAGTGGCTGGATGTGCCCTCCCTTATTAAAAATCAGGCGGGACGCTGTGGCATTGTTTCTCTGCGAACATTTTCAAAGGCCTATGGCTTATCAGGTTTGCGGGTGGGTTTTGGTCTGATGGCAGAGGAGATTGTTACCTGTTTGCATAAGGTGCGTCAGCCTTTTAATGTGAACTCTCTTGCCCAGGTAGGGGCTTTGGCCGCTCTTGGCGATGTTGATTTTTACGAGCAGACCCTGTTGAAAAATCGTCAGGGGATGAAGTGGTTGATGAAAGAGATAAAAGGTCTTGGTTGCGAGCCTTTTGCCTCACAGACGAATTTTTTTCTTATTGATGTTCAAGGTAATGCTGATAAACTATATACAGAGATGCTGTACAAAGGTGTGATTATCCGCTCCATGAGTGCCTATGGATATCCTCACTATATTCGCGTTACTGTTGGTACAACCGTTGAAAACAAACGTTTTTTAAAGGCGCTCTCAGACTGTTTAAAAGAGCTTAATTATGTCTAA